In Bythopirellula goksoeyrii, a single window of DNA contains:
- the mobF gene encoding MobF family relaxase, which translates to MLRITPAAGIQRAKDYFTESLDRGDYYLEGQELAGVWGGKLAAALGLAGAVAQKEFFQLCENRHPVTGKPLTPKTLSNRRVGYDINYHPPKSLSLQYGIAQDPEILAGFEEAVDYAMGQLEADVQTRVRKGGANYDRTTGNLLWSKFTHLTARPVGGVPDMHIHSHVFTFNVTHDAIENHCKAIQLGNVKREGAYYEALFHSRLRQNMEEAGYRTRTSQGGKSFELAHVTDPMIASFSRRTRDIEAIAQAQGITAAARKAEIGARTREKKAQSLTLQDLRPLWRSRLTPAQLEVIARAKSAPRSKTWMARHGEQHAKEAIAFAREHSFERDSVVREKALLATALKHSQGMATREQLVEQLGKLDYIKKQIDGIDYLTTKELLVEEQRLVEFARQGVEKYGPFSLGEHFSLTRLSPSQQLAARAILASEDQVSVLRGVAGSGKTFLMQQVVQEIEQSQGGKVLVTAPSIDAAEMLKKEGFPQAQTIQRLLIHTQQHPQLKNGTLWIDEIGLVGTRTMGQIFELAQQQNTRLILTGDETQHSSVLRGSPLKLLRDHGIAPVELTEIRRQQGEYQQIVHHLSQGKLSRAYADLDRLGWVKELEPKQAYQQIAAEFRRSVVGNQSSIHARPLAISPTHQEKERLTEAIRAELWEARWLSGTERTFACLQSVELTEAERKLPCSYQPGRVVCFYQNMHGFQAGSRAVVKRVDARGNVWMHRPGQPPRALNLDQGDRFDVYAEVERKLARGDPICITHQGKTKNQTHALRSGSEYEVKGFDGEDIVLMNDWVVRHDYGHWDHAYVKTSHAAQGKTTKKVLIAQQAGSLANNAEQFYVSVSRAKQEATIFTDDKQKLAEEIQKTERFKNAADLGHVAEQQSTLPREIDDARKRKAQPREPGL; encoded by the coding sequence ATGCTACGCATCACACCCGCCGCCGGAATCCAACGCGCCAAGGACTACTTTACCGAGAGCCTCGACCGGGGGGATTATTACCTGGAAGGACAGGAACTGGCAGGAGTCTGGGGAGGCAAGCTCGCCGCTGCGCTGGGTTTAGCAGGTGCCGTCGCACAAAAAGAGTTCTTCCAGCTCTGTGAGAACCGCCACCCGGTCACAGGCAAACCGCTGACTCCGAAAACCCTTAGCAATCGACGCGTGGGGTACGACATCAACTATCATCCCCCCAAGAGCCTTTCCTTGCAGTATGGCATCGCGCAAGATCCGGAGATTTTGGCAGGTTTTGAGGAGGCGGTCGATTATGCCATGGGTCAGCTGGAAGCGGACGTCCAAACTCGGGTGAGAAAGGGGGGGGCGAACTACGACCGGACGACGGGCAATTTGCTGTGGTCCAAATTTACCCACCTGACAGCCAGGCCCGTGGGGGGGGTTCCCGACATGCACATCCACTCCCATGTCTTCACCTTTAATGTCACGCATGACGCCATAGAGAACCACTGCAAAGCGATCCAGCTTGGGAATGTCAAACGCGAAGGAGCGTACTATGAGGCGTTGTTCCACAGTCGACTGCGGCAAAATATGGAAGAAGCCGGATATCGAACCCGGACCTCCCAGGGGGGGAAATCATTTGAGCTGGCCCACGTCACTGACCCCATGATCGCGAGCTTCTCACGGCGCACCCGTGACATCGAAGCGATCGCTCAAGCACAGGGGATCACCGCGGCAGCACGCAAAGCGGAAATAGGCGCCAGGACGCGCGAGAAGAAAGCCCAATCGCTAACCCTGCAGGACTTGCGACCTCTCTGGCGCAGTCGCTTAACGCCAGCGCAGCTCGAAGTCATCGCTCGTGCCAAAAGCGCGCCTCGCAGCAAGACGTGGATGGCAAGGCATGGCGAGCAGCACGCCAAGGAGGCGATTGCGTTTGCTCGTGAGCATAGTTTTGAGCGAGATTCGGTCGTGCGAGAAAAAGCGCTCCTGGCCACGGCGCTGAAGCATTCTCAGGGGATGGCCACCCGAGAGCAGCTCGTCGAGCAGCTGGGGAAGCTGGATTATATCAAGAAACAGATCGACGGCATCGACTATCTGACGACCAAGGAGCTGTTGGTTGAAGAACAACGACTCGTTGAGTTTGCTCGTCAGGGGGTGGAGAAGTATGGTCCCTTCTCGCTGGGGGAACACTTTTCGCTGACGAGACTTTCACCCTCCCAGCAGCTGGCAGCCCGCGCGATTCTCGCCTCAGAAGATCAAGTCTCGGTGCTACGTGGTGTGGCTGGGAGCGGTAAAACGTTTCTCATGCAACAGGTGGTTCAGGAAATCGAGCAGTCCCAAGGAGGAAAAGTGTTGGTGACCGCTCCTTCCATCGATGCCGCGGAAATGCTCAAAAAAGAGGGGTTCCCGCAGGCTCAAACCATTCAACGCCTGCTCATTCATACTCAGCAACATCCCCAGCTCAAAAATGGCACGCTCTGGATCGATGAAATCGGGCTGGTGGGGACGCGAACGATGGGCCAGATCTTTGAACTGGCCCAGCAGCAAAACACCCGCCTGATCTTAACAGGAGACGAAACGCAACATTCGTCGGTCTTGCGTGGCAGTCCGCTCAAGCTGCTCAGGGACCATGGCATCGCTCCGGTGGAACTCACCGAGATCCGTCGCCAGCAAGGGGAGTACCAGCAGATTGTGCATCACCTCAGCCAGGGGAAATTGAGTCGTGCCTACGCCGACCTCGATCGACTTGGCTGGGTGAAGGAGCTGGAGCCCAAGCAGGCCTATCAGCAGATTGCCGCAGAATTCCGCCGCTCCGTGGTAGGCAACCAGAGCTCGATCCATGCTCGACCGCTGGCCATCTCCCCCACGCACCAAGAGAAAGAAAGGCTGACTGAAGCCATTCGCGCCGAACTCTGGGAGGCCCGCTGGTTATCCGGCACCGAACGGACCTTTGCGTGTCTGCAATCGGTGGAACTTACCGAAGCCGAGCGCAAGCTGCCCTGTTCTTACCAACCAGGTCGGGTCGTCTGCTTCTATCAGAACATGCACGGATTCCAGGCCGGCAGCCGAGCCGTCGTGAAGCGTGTCGATGCGCGGGGCAATGTGTGGATGCATCGTCCTGGCCAACCTCCGCGTGCCTTGAATCTCGACCAGGGGGATCGTTTCGATGTCTATGCCGAGGTCGAAAGGAAGCTGGCCCGCGGCGATCCGATTTGCATTACCCATCAAGGTAAAACCAAAAACCAAACGCATGCGCTGCGCAGTGGGAGCGAATATGAGGTGAAAGGTTTTGACGGGGAGGATATTGTCTTGATGAACGATTGGGTGGTGAGGCACGACTACGGCCATTGGGATCATGCCTACGTGAAAACAAGCCACGCAGCTCAAGGCAAAACCACCAAGAAAGTATTGATTGCCCAACAGGCTGGTTCCCTGGCCAACAACGCCGAACAATTCTATGTCTCCGTCTCCCGAGCCAAACAGGAAGCGACCATCTTCACCGACGACAAACAGAAGCTAGCTGAGGAGATACAGAAAACCGAGCGATTCAAAAATGCTGCTGATCTAGGGCACGTTGCCGAGCAGCAGTCCACTTTACCACGGGAGATCGACGATGCACGAAAACGTAAAGCCCAACCACGGGAGCCAGGTCTTTGA